From the genome of Drosophila melanogaster chromosome 2L, one region includes:
- the dmGlut gene encoding dietary and metabolic glutamate transporter: MTQQPQWGISLSRYFVIPQRVILAIMGFLAILNAYTMRVCLSQAITVLVVKKNSTDDDSEAICEPDDIDEGTSVGGDFEWSEELQGLILSSFYIGYIVTHIPGGLLAEKFGGKWTLGLGILSTAVFTMLTPLAINKGDSDWLIVTRVLMGLGEGTTFPALSVLLAAWVPANERGKLGALVLGGGQVGTIMGNLLSGVFIDAYGWEFVFYFFGGLGVVWFAIFMFLCYSDPTSHPFIKPSEREYLVKEIGTISRNEDLPPTPWKAILTNLPMFALVAAQIGHDWGFYIMVTDLPKYMADVLQFSIKANGLYSSLPYVMMWIVSVGSGFVADWMIRRGVLSTTNTRKVMTGLAAFGPAIFMVGASYAGCDRVLVVVLFTICMGLMGAYYAGMKLSPLDMSPNYAGTLMAITNGIGAITGVITPYLVGVMTPNASLLEWRLVFWVAFGVLCFTAVIYCIWASGEVQPFNNAPIQPRSVDFEAQERKVGGEKTSGLEQSS; the protein is encoded by the exons ATTTCGTGATACCCCAGCGAGTGATCCTGGCCATCATGGGCTTCTTGGCCATCCTGAATGCCTACACGATGCGCGTCTGTCTATCACAGGCCATCACGGTGCTGGTGGTCAAGAAGAACTCAACGGATGACGATTCTGAGGCGATCTGCGAACCCGATGACATCGACGAGGGAACCAGT GTTGGTGGCGATTTCGAATGGTCCGAGGAGCTGCAAGGTTTGATCCTGTCCTCATTCTACATCGGTTACATTGTCACCCACATTCCCGGCGGTCTGCTGGCCGAGAAGTTCGGTGGCAAATGGACCCTGGGCCTTGGCATTCTGTCCACCGCCGTGTTCACCATGCTAACGCCTTTGGCCATTAACAAGGGTGACTCCGACTGGCTGATTGTGACCCGAGTTCTGATGGGTCTGGGCGAGGGAACCACCTTCCCCGCTTTGAGTGTCCTCCTAGCTGCTTGGGTTCCGGCCAACGAACGTGGAAAGCTCGGTGCTCTGGTGCTGGGTGGCGGTCAAGTGGGTACTATCATGGGCAACCTGTTGTCTGGCGTGTTTATAGACGCCTATGGTTGGGAGTTTGTCTTCTACTTCTTCGGGGGTCTGGGTGTTGTCTGGTTTGCCATCTTT ATGTTCCTCTGCTACAGCGATCCCACGTCGCATCCCTTCATCAAGCCCAGCGAGCGCGAGTATCTGGTCAAGGAGATTGGAACCATTAGCCGCAACGAGGACCTGCCCCCCACTCCCTGGAAGGCCATCCTCACCAACCTGCCCATGTTTGCCCTGGTGGCCGCCCAGATTGGTCACGATTGGGGCTTCTACATCATGGTGACGGATCTGCCGAAGTACATGGCCGACGTTCTTCAGTTCTCGATCAAGGCCAACGGTCTTTACTCCTCGCTGCCCTACGTCATGATGTGGATCGTTTCCGTGGGCAGTGGCTTTGTGGCCGATTGGATGATCCGCCGTGGCGTGTTGAGCACCACAAACACCCGAAAGGTGATGACTGGTCTGGCTGCCTTCGGTCCGGCCATCTTCATGGTGGGCGCCTCCTACGCCGGCTGCGATCGTGTCCTCGTCGTGGTGCTCTTCACCATCTGCATGGGTCTGATGGGCGCCTACTATGCGGGCATGAAGCTGAGTCCCCTGGACATGAGTCCGAACTATGCCGGAACGCTCATGGCCATCACAAACGGAATTGGAGCAATCACCGGAGTGATCACGCCGTACCTGGTGGGCGTGATGACACCAAAT GCCTCGCTGCTGGAGTGGCGTCTTGTGTTCTGGGTGGCCTTTGGCGTGCTCTGCTTCACTGCCGTGATCTACTGCATTTGGGCATCCGGAGAGGTGCAGCCGTTCAATAACGCACCCATCCAGCCGCGCTCCGTCGACTTTGAGGCACAGGAGCGCAAGGTGGGTGGTGAAAAGACAAGTGGTCTGGAGCAGAGCTCGTAA
- the CG18788 gene encoding uncharacterized protein, with the protein MLPAVEQKLSDIFIYLEVRQRWVLCCFTFLAIINAYTMRLCLDCTLNRIILECGGHRVDNVPQVLNPKALPNWRIELAMALNHTEYQLRSRLKAGKEQPDLNQISAKGTRDREPAGEKRPGQEDSQERLSCSEQWPRQTQSLVVMAFYAGYVLSHVPGGRLAERYGGKWVLSAAILTSAVLTLLTPTAVRQGGLYALVAVRLLVGICEGPCFPAVCALLAQWVPEQERGMLASCVLSGGEIGITMVQLVSGLLIAEQDWPVFFYLVGGGAVAWFLGFTLVCYSTPDHCPFIQSEEREYIRCNTSNSFLLTTGREREEMDGEDGYEGEDREHRREVEATCNTAPWRSMLNSTPLWALVSTSMQQEFQQKLPQELQIALEEVRARGTSFSELTTIIETIAPSVGNWIASLTTGRLSDVLIEQQILTRTQTRRLMSWLVFLCGSMYMLQIKMSGARIWSVLGMGAYYASIKLLPLDMSPNYAGTLMGISGGMGALPALLMPYLEQLETDYKLVSSVRAAMWVIGASYISGDVQAFNQPEREPQ; encoded by the exons ATGCTGCCCGCTGTTGAGCAAAAGTTGAgcgatatatttatat ATCTGGAGGTGCGACAGCGCTGGGTTCTCTGCTGCTTCACATTTTTGGCGATCATTAATGCCTACACAATGCGTTTGTGCTTGGACTGTACGCTTAACCGAATCATATTGGAATGTGGTGGTCATAGGGTGGACAACGTTCCTCAAGTACTAAATCCAAAGGCACTGCCCAACTGGCGTATTGAACTGGCCATGGCACTGAATCACACGGAATATCAACTGAGAAGCCGCCTAAAAGCGGGAAAGGAGCAACCAGATCTCAACCAGATAAGCGCCAAAGGAACGCGGGATAGAGAACCTGCCGGTGAGAAACGTCCTGGTCAAGAGGACTCTCAAGAACGTTTGAGCTGCTCCGAGCAGTGGCCTCGCCAAACCCAATCCCTTGTAGTAATGGCCTTCTATGCCGGCTATGTGCTCAGTCATGTTCCGGGCGGACGGCTGGCGGAGAGGTATGGTGGAAAGTGGGTGCTCAGTGCGGCCATACTCACGTCAGCGGTGCTGACCCTGCTAACTCCCACTGCAGTGCGACAGGGCGGTCTGTATGCCCTTGTCGCTGTCCGTCTATTGGTCGGAATTTGTGAGGGCCCTTGCTTTCCGGCCGTGTGTGCACTCCTGGCCCAGTGGGTTCCGGAACAAGAGCGCGGAATGCTGGCCAGCTGCGTACTCAGTGGCGGTGAGATCGGCATCACGATGGTCCAGTTGGTCAGCGGGTTGCTTATTGCGGAGCAGGATTGGCCCGTGTTCTTCTATCTGGTTGGTGGAGGAGCCGTGGCCTGGTTCTTGGGATTT ACCTTAGTTTGCTATAGCACTCCGGATCATTGTCCGTTTATTCAGAGCGAAGAAAGGGAATACATAAGGTGCAATACTAGCAACTCCTTTTTGTTGACCACTGGCAGAGAAAGAGAGGAGATGGACGGGGAAGATGGATATGAAGGTGAGGATAGGGAGCACCGCAGAGAAGTGGAAGCAACGTGCAACACTGCACCTTGGCGGAGCATGCTTAACAGCACGCCACTCTGGGCCCTGGTTTCCACCTCCATGCAGCAGGAATTCCAACAGAAATTGCCCCAGGAGCTGCAAATTGCGCTAGAGGAAGTAAGAGCCCGTGGCACCAGTTTCTCAGAACTAACCACCATCATCGAAACGATAGCACCGTCCGTTGGAAACTGGATAGCTTCACTGACAACAGGGCGGCTGAGCGACGTGCTAATCGAGCAGCAGATTCTCACGCGCACTCAGACACGCCGCCTCATGTCCTGGTTGGTCTTCCTATGCGGATCCATGTACATGCTACAGATCAAGATGAGCGGAGCACGAATCTGGAGCGTTCTTGGCATGGGAGCCTACTATGCGAGCATTAAGCTGCTACCGCTGGATATGAGTCCCAACTATGCTGGCACTTTGATGGGCATTTCGGGCGGCATGGGCGCGCTTCCAGCACTTCTGATGCCCTATCTGGAACAACTGGAGACCGACTACAAGCTGGTGAGCAGTGTGAGGGCCGCCATGTGGGTAATCGGCGCCAGCTACATATCCGGCGATGTCCAGGCGTTTAACCAACCGGAACGGGAGCCACAATGA
- the Tom70 gene encoding translocase of outer membrane 70, isoform B, giving the protein MAMTLNIGSMKLTKWQLALILGTPLAIGLGTYAVKSWTAASKELDGEKKRPKAKIEKQAISLDGTAPDQELERNQKSAELGEKLSPLKEANNYKTEGNNCYRNGKYDEAIKFYDKAIDKCPKEHRTDMAIFYQNRAASYEMLKKWSNVKEDCTASLEFNPRYAKAYYRRARAHEATKDMNECLDDVTATCILEMFQNNQTIMFADRVLKETGRLDAEKGMRNRVPVVPSACFVNTYTRSFIADPLQTMKVPAPKSDAPPKGFLRAHLAFLEEKYEEIIPACTEEIESSEAEAQYKVEALLMRGTFHLLCGSYVESQQDFDAIIANDYADPNLRAYAYIKRAALYIQLDQREKGIADFAEAERLNPENPDVYHQRAQILLLLEQIEPALAEFEKAVSIAPNHAIAFVQKCYAEYRLSLLAGDQRRLESVMHTFQNAIERFPSCVECYSLTAQVLADQQQFTQAEEYYKKAMVLAPTNPALIVHQAIMVLQWRGDINLAVQLLNKAIEVDPKCELAYETLGTVEVQRAQLTRAVELFEKALLYAKSQAELVHVYSLRNAAVAQINVTKKLGIDMNSVSAMAQSGLMAQGVA; this is encoded by the exons ATGGCGATGACTCTGAACATTGGCTCGATGAAGCTGACAAAGTGGCAGCTGGCGCTCATCCTTGGAACTCCCCTGGCCATTGGACTGGGCACCTATGCGGTGAAGAGCTGGACGGCTGCGTCCAAGGAGTTGGACGGGGAGAAGAAGAGACCAAAGGCCAAGATCGAGAAGCAGGCCATCTCCCTGGACGGCACCGCACCGGACCAGGAGCTAGAGCGCAATCAAAAGTCCGCTGAGCTGGGCGAGAAGCTGTCGCCTCTTAAGGAGGCCAACAACTACAAGACGGAGGGTAACAACTGCTACAGGAATGGGAAGTACGATGAGGCCATTAAATTCTATGACAAGGCCATCGACAAGTGTCCCAAGGAGCACCGCACTGACATGGCCATCTTCTACCAGAACCGCGCCGCCTCTTACGAGATGCTCAAGAAGTGGTCCAACGTCAAGGAGGACTGCACAGCCTCGCTGGAGTTCAATCCTCGTTACGCCAAGGCATATTATCGTCGTGCCCGTGCTCACGAAGCCACCAAGGATATGAACGAGTGCTTGGACGATGTCACAGCCACCTGTATCCTGGAGATGTTCCAAAATAATCAAACTATCATGTTCGCTGACCGTGTGCTCAAGGAGACCGGCCGACTGGACGCCGAGAAGGGTATGCGCAATCGGGTGCCAGTCGTGCCGTCGGCTTGCTTCGTAAACACCTACACGCGTTCCTTCATCGCGGATCCGCTGCAGACCATGAAAGTCCCAGCCCCTAAATCCGATGCACCCCCAAAGGGTTTCCTGCGCGCCCACCTCGCTTTCCTCGAGGAGAAGTACGAGGAAATTATTCCCGCCTGCACCGAAGAGATCGAATCCTCCGAGGCCGAAGCACAGTACAAAGTGGAGGCTCTGCTTATGCGGGGAACTTTCCATCTGCTGTGCGGCTCCTATGTAGAAAGCCAGCAGGACTTTGATGCTATTATAGCTAATG ACTATGCTGATCCCAACTTGCGTGCGTATGCCTACATAAAGCGGGCAGCTCTCTACATCCAGCTGGATCAGCGCGAAAAGGGTATAGCCGATTTTGCTGAGGCGGAACGCCTGAACCCAGAGAACCCAGATGTGTACCACCAGCGCGCCCAGATACTTCTGCTGCTGGAGCAGATAGAGCCCGCCTTGGCCGAGTTCGAAAAGGCGGTGAGCATTGCACCCAACCACGCCATCGCCTTCGTCCAGAAGTGCTATGCCGAGTACCGACTATCCCTCCTGGCCGGCGACCAGCGGCGCTTGGAGAGCGTAATGCACACCTTCCAAAATGCCATCGAGCGTTTCCCGAGCTGCGTTGAGTGCTATAGTCTAACGGCTCAGGTGTTGGCCGACCAGCAACAGTTTACCCAGGCGGAGGAATACTACAAAAAGGCCATGGTATTGGCGCCAACAAATCCTGCACTTATCGTTCACCAGGCCATCATGGTGCTTCAGTGGCGCGGAGACATTAATTTGGCTGTCCAGCTGCTCAACAAGGCGATCGAAGTAGATCCCAAATGCGAGCTGGCCTACGAGACACTCGGAACAGTCGAAGTTCAGCGGGCGCAACTCACACGGGCCGTCGAGCTTTTTGAAAAGGCACTGCTTTATGCCAAGAGTCAGGCGGAGTTGGTGCACGTTTACTCGCTGCGCAACGCGGCAGTGGCCCAAATCAACGTCACCAAAAAGCTGGGTATCGACATGAACTCAGTGTCGGCAATGGCCCAATCCGGATTGATGGCCCAGGGCGTTGCATAG
- the CG6766 gene encoding uncharacterized protein yields MGKSYVIIARIALLLNLIIAAVSHEAKDFDDSILYKIDFEVPDLDVQPSLGNQLRTFYTPDKEKYDCLIPTLEHQKEEEKSDKPELSPITLLQPIFSALTCTYRIEAYWSYEICHGHHVRQYHEEREGKNVKFQEYYLGKWTDEKMEILTKAWQADIKAGVKPKYKSLKIDNTRYPYFEMEYSDGTMCDIINAPRTTMVRYVCYPHGKNDIYSFKETSSCNYEAIILSSALCPIRALHAEETKELSIQCFNSESKPHRPLSMLRSELKEWVESEADLLVFKEKATENLWPKTDGDLVTLNYGGDMEKVLLEHFRNGDLKVDGDFQQLLLSIAASETGPTPITDLTPLKDFISGKNCLTGGNGWWKYEFCYGRHVRQFHKDKTSEVELFLGYFSEEAHRAWSNANPDKGARRSGFTTSIWHHYGKGTHCEQIGVPREVDVKLTCTPVTNSGTAVSMYLLEPKTCQYILVVESPTICDLIHNADSQGLVKLENLDKILVTETDKSTTSSASAPAPAPTSSTDEENHP; encoded by the exons ATGGGCAAGTCCTACGTGATAATTGCGAGAATAGCATTGCTGCtgaatttaataattgcaGCGGTTTCCCACGAAGCCAAAGATTTTGACGAttcaattttgtataaaattgatttcgaaGTGCCGGATTTAGATGTGCAGCCA AGCTTGGGCAATCAGCTGCGAACATTCTACACGCCGGATAAGGAGAAGTACGACTGCCTGATTCCCACTTTGGAACACCAAAAAGAGGAGGAAAAGTCCGACAAGCCAGAGTTGT CTCCAATTACTCTGCTGCAGCCCATTTTCTCCGCCCTGACTTGCACGTACCGCATCGAGGCCTACTGGTCGTACGAAATCTGCCATGGCCACCATGTGCGTCAGTATCACGAGGAGCGCGAAGGAAAGAACGTCAAGTTCCAGGAGTACTACCTGGGCAAATGGACCGATGAAAAGATGGAAATACTGACAAAAGCCTGGCAAGCAGACATCAAGGCGGGCGTTAAGCCGAAATACAAAAGCCTGAAGATCGACAACACTCGGTATCCATACTTTGAGATGGAATACAGCGATGGCACTATGTGCGACATAATTAACGCTCCTCGCACCACAATGGTGCGTTATGTGTGCTATCCCCATGGTAAGAACGATATCTACTCCTTCAAGGAGACATCCTCGTGCAATTATGAGGCCATTATACTTTCCTCGGCGCTGTGCCCAATTCGCGCCCTTCATGCCGAAGAGACCAAGGAACTATCCATACAATGTTTCAACTCCGAATCGAAACCGCACAGACCGCTGAGCATGCTGCGGTCGGAGCTAAAGGAATGGGTTGAATCCGAGGCGGATCTGCTGGTTTTCAAGGAAAAGGCTACGGAAAATCTGTGGCCCAAGACGGATGGCGATTTGGTCACCCTTAACTATGGCGGTGATATGGAAAAAGTCCTGCTCGAGCATTTCAGGAATGGTGACCTGAAGGTAGACGGAGACTTTCAGCAGCTCCTGCTGTCTATAGCAGCCTCTGAAACTGGACCAACACCCATCACTGATCTGACGCCCCTTAAGGACTTTATATCGGGCAAGAACTGCCTAACTGGG GGCAATGGCTGGTGGAAGTACGAGTTCTGCTATGGCCGACATGTGCGTCAGTTCCACAAAGATAAGACCAGCGAAGTGGAGCTCTTTCTTGGCTACTTCTCAGAGGAAGCGCATCGTGCTTGGTCCAACGCCAACCCGGACAAGGGTGCACGCCGTTCCGGCTTCACGACATCCATCTGGCACCATTATGGCAAGGGAACCCACTGCGAACAGATTGGAGTGCCCCGCGAAGTGGACGTGAAGTTAACCTGCACACCTGTAACGAACAGCGGCACCGCTGTATCCATGTACCTGCTTGAGCCGAAGACGTGCCAGTATATCCTGGTCGTGGAGTCGCCCACAATATGTGATCTCATCCACAACGCCGATTCCCAGGGCCTAGTTAAACTGGAGAATCTGGACAAGATCTTGGTTACGGAAACCGATAAGTCGACTACCAGTTccgcttctgctcctgctccagctccaactTCCAGCACAGATGAGGAGAATCACCCATAG
- the CG6785 gene encoding uncharacterized protein, isoform A, translating to MSAYEKMPAKAPRRLSPIWFLVVTFLLFATTLTALAVIEAGRAQSNAGGESDLLILTRMWNHFKSGADNDTEIATVERIARDAGNASNPSASASQQGRNFYEEQQAVVVNAESMDSPVLGQRQDAYGPPQSREDSYEQDPYYDVADDYGPERYPSAESKQESEEDERFYDKEYTGEGRSQQARPYDSFYAPWSYKQQPAPVATHPAAEGNNRKLQASLAPSRSPYPAYDEMYDYPMGFQPRPHPETAMAKQSQPTSDNAVVQIQSESTLVTVLKSLKQIWDLYQALMSAWNAVSERHQQSTEKFRQEQAAKKAEKEQLRQQQQQKNRINSKKPPRIEGNKKNQNKRPATTTTKATTTTTTTAAPDVSDEEEEEAEEEEQSQKTVEKVETVTPSAPATKVSALKGEKGNLRSVRGLRQRRDAEAEDKADTDVGEGRYIKGDPLKGYYDFVITEGSYKFWAVFQVGTALLIIYSTFAAIYYSKVNPLTSDYDYTDYLGGVRSLSGGDADFVDDGDAATPPVSTTSRIMEWLPRTAHSIQFILDAIDKVPVDHDKDKELGWSTAQKDTPALGMR from the exons ATGTCTGCCTACGAGAAAATGCCGGCGAAGGCGCCACGACGCCTCTCACCCATATGGTTTCTGGTGGTCACGTTTCTTCTCTTTGCCACCACCTTAACGGCGCTGGCCGTGATCGAAGCTGGACGGGCACAGAGCAACGCGGGCGGAGAAAGCGATCTCCTAATCCTTACGCGCATGTGGAATCATTTCAAGTCCGGTGCCGATAATGATACAGAAATTGCCACGGTGGAGCGAATTGCTAGGGATGCCGGAAATGCAAGCAATCCGAGTGCATCCGCATCGCAGCAGGGCAGAAACTTCTacgaggagcagcaggcgGTGGTGGTGAATGCAGAGAGCATGGATTCTCCCGTGTTGGGACAACGCCAGGATGCCTACGGTCCGCCGCAGAGTCGCGAGGATTCCTACGAGCAGGATCCGTACTACGATGTGGCCGATGACTACGGACCTGAACGATATCCCAGTGCAGAGTCCAAGCAGGAGTCGGAAGAGGATGAGCGTTTCTATGATAAGGAATACACCGGTGAGGGCAGGTCACAGCAGGCACGTCCCTACGATTCCTTCTACGCTCCGTGGTCATATAAACAGCAGCCAGCTCCAGTCGCTACTCATCCCGCTGCCGAGGGCAATAATAGAAAGCTTCAGGCGTCTTTAGCTCCTAGCAG ATCGCCTTATCCCGCCTACGATGAGATGTACGACTATCCCATGGGCTTCCAGCCGCGCCCACATCCGGAAACAGCGATGGCCAAACAATCTCAGCCCACGTCCGACAATGCAGTAGTCCAAATCCAAAGTGAATCCACACTGGTCACCGTGCTGAAGAGCCTCAAGCAGATCTGGGATCTGTATCAGGCACTGATGAGTGCCTGGAACGCGGTCAGCGAACGCCATCAGCAGAGCACTGAGAAGTTCCGCCAAGAGCAGGCGGCGAAGAAAGCCGAGAAGGAGCAACtgcgtcagcagcagcagcagaagaacaGGATAAACTCCAAAAAACCGCCGCGCATCGAGGGAAACAAAAAGAACCAGAACAAGAGGCCGGCTACAACGACAACTAAGGCAaccacgacgacgacgacgacagcTGCTCCAGATGTCTctgatgaggaggaggaggaagcggaggaggaggaacagTCGCAGAAGACAGTGGAGAAAGTTGAGACAGTCACACCATCGGCACCCGCCACCAAAGTCTCGGCACTAAAGGGGGAAAAGGGAAATCTGAGATCGGTGCGTGGACTGCGCCAAAGACGCGATGCCGAGGCGGAGGACAAGGCCGACACGGATGTGGGCGAGGGTCGCTATATCAAGGGTGATCCTCTCAAAGGATACTACGATTTCGTCATCACGGAGGGCTCCTACAAGTTCTGGGCCGTCTTTCAG GTGGGCACAGCACTGCTGATTATCTACTCGACGTTCGCTGCCATTTACTACTCCAAGGTGAATCCGCTGACCAGTGATTACGACTACACGGATTACCTGGGTGGAGTTCGTTCGTTGTCCGGCGGAGATGCGGATTTCGTGGATGACGGCGATGCAGCGACACCGCCCGTCTCGACCACCTCTCGTATCATGGAGTGGCTGCCACGGACGGCGCATTCCATCCAGTTTATACTGGATGCCATCGACAAGGTGCCAGTGGATCATGATAAGGACAAGGAGCTCGGCTGGTCCACGGCGCAAAAGGACACGCCGGCGCTGGGAATGAGATAG
- the CG6770 gene encoding uncharacterized protein, with product MSEAHFDEYEHYNFDHDKHIFSGHSGKQRNKREANEHTNHFDPSGHSRKILTKLMNTNNNNKKAAACKN from the coding sequence ATGTCCGAGGCCCACTTCGATGAGTACGAGCACTACAACTTCGACCATGACAAGCACATCTTCTCTGGACACAGCGGCAAGCAGCGCAACAAGAGGGAGGCCAATGAGCACACCAACCACTTCGATCCCTCCGGTCATTCCCGCAAGATTCTGACCAAGCTGAtgaacaccaacaacaacaacaagaaagcCGCCGCCTGCAAGAACTGA